The proteins below are encoded in one region of Balaenoptera acutorostrata chromosome 11, mBalAcu1.1, whole genome shotgun sequence:
- the LOC103018852 gene encoding LOW QUALITY PROTEIN: tubulin alpha-1B chain (The sequence of the model RefSeq protein was modified relative to this genomic sequence to represent the inferred CDS: inserted 2 bases in 1 codon) — MRECISIHVGQAGVQIGNACWELYCLEHGIQPDGQMPSDKTIGGGDDSFNTFFSETGAGKHVPRAVFVDLEPTVIDEVRTGTYRQLFHPEQLITGKEDAANNYARGHYTIGKEIIDLVLDRIRKLADQCTGLQGFLVFHSFGGGTGSGFTSLLMERLSVDYGKKSKLEFSIYPAPQVSTAVVEPYNSILTTHTTLEHSDCAFMVDNEAIYDICRRNLDIERPTYTNLNRLISQIVSSITASLRFDGALNVDLTEFQTNLVPYPRIHFPLATYAPVISAEKAYHEQLSVAEITNACFEPANQMVKCDPRHGKYMACCLLYRGDVVPKDVNAAIATIKTKRSIQFVDWCPTGFKVGINYQPPTVVPGGDLAKVQRAVCMLSNTTAIAEAWARLDHKFDLMYAKRAFVHWYVGEGMEEGEFSEAREDMAALEKDYEEVGVDSVXKERERKKEKSTNYHSFQPCSMSYAELQLRH; from the exons ATG CGTGAGTGCATCTCCATCCACGTTGGCCAGGCTGGTGTCCAGATTGGCAATGCCTGCTGGGAGCTCTACTGCCTGGAACACGGCATCCAGCCTGATGGCCAGATGCCAAGTGACAAGACTATTGGGGGAGGAGATGACTCCTTCAACACCTTCTTCAGTGAGACAGGCGCTGGCAAGCATGTGCCCAGGGCAGTGTTTGTAGACCTGGAACCCACGGTCATTG ATGAAGTTCGCACTGGCACCTACCGCCAGCTCTTCCACCCTGAGCAGCTCATCACAGGCAAGGAAGATGCTGCCAATAACTATGCCCGAGGTCACTACACCATTGGCAAGGAGATCATTGACCTCGTCTTGGACCGAATTCGGAAACTG GCTGACCAGTGCACAGGTCTTCAGGGCTTCTTGGTTTTCCACAGCTTTGGCGGGGGAACTGGTTCCGGGTTCACCTCCCTGCTGATGGAACGTCTCTCTGTCGATTATGGCAAGAAGTCCAAGCTGGAGTTCTCCATTTACCCAGCCCCTCAGGTTTCCACAGCTGTAGTTGAGCCCTACAACTCCATCCTCACTACCCACACCACCCTGGAGCACTCTGATTGTGCCTTCATGGTAGACAATGAGGCCATCTATGACATCTGTCGTAGAAACCTCGATATTGAGCGCCCAACCTACACGAATCTTAACCGCCTTATTAGCCAGATTGTGTCCTCCATCACCGCTtccctgaggtttgatggagccCTGAATGTTGATCTGACAGAATTCCAGACCAACCTGGTGCCCTATCCCCGCATCCACTTCCCTCTGGCCACATATGCCCCTGTTATCTCTGCTGAGAAAGCCTACCATGAACAGCTTTCTGTAGCAGAGATCACCAATGCTTGCTTTGAGCCAGCCAACCAGATGGTGAAATGCGACCCTCGCCATGGTAAATACATGGCTTGCTGCCTGTTGTACCGTGGTGACGTGGTTCCCAAAGATGTCAATGCTGCCATTGCCACCATCAAGACCAAGCGCAGCATCCAGTTTGTGGACTGGTGCCCCACTGGCTTCAAAGTTGGCATTAATTACCAGCCTCCCACTGTGGTACCTGGTGGAGACCTGGCCAAAGTACAGCGAGCTGTGTGCATGCTGAGCAACACCACAGCCATCGCTGAGGCCTGGGCTCGCCTGGACCACAAGTTTGACCTGATGTATGCCAAGCGTGCCTTTGTACACTGGTACGTGGGTGAGGGCATGGAGGAAGGAGAGTTTTCTGAGGCTCGTGAGGACATGGCTGCCCTTGAGAAGGATTATGAGGAGGTTGGTGTGGATTCTgt gaaggagagggagaggaagaaggagaagagtaCTAATTACCATTCCTTTCAGCCCTGCAGCATGTCATATGCAGAACTTCAGCTTCGACATTAG